A single Chaetodon trifascialis isolate fChaTrf1 chromosome 18, fChaTrf1.hap1, whole genome shotgun sequence DNA region contains:
- the prpf4bb gene encoding pre-mRNA processing factor 4Bb, with protein MADVEMDIASTRMNNGNEHVKQDLESHERSGNEDSGDMSEEEEEEEEEEEAATNGEKTAEESKHHSSSGKHKRKKHKHRSKHKKHKHASDEDKDRKRKHRHKHRKHKRKEGSSPSGAVLFGSSSHRKVESSPSSGNPSLDDRALLEDLEKQRAMIKAELDSQLMEGKVQSGMGLILQGYNSGSEEDGDARIRNGEQRQRGSSGKPISPRPGKSGKSRRDSTEGSKSSARRRSRSKSADRQGQTKESKQDKVTKTTKDTGVKDRGRGRSRSKDRKQSGSTDRSKDRTRKSNSPSSWRGEQKGSRSDKRPSPQRDDRPNQERGSRRSRSAGRERPSRSDADRDKRPAKSPSKDASSGKENRSPHRRGPHSPVRKRSASPRHRDSHHPSTSASDRTSKQSHSPSRTRSPPRRGRSRSPDVNIRRREADRQESPLRKRPRPDVGPGRDRSRDNSPRSSSRRRVSRSPLRRRSPSLRRRSRSPPRRRSPLGHRSGERDRYGRLRQYRRSTSRDRERRRRHSRDEDKFKGSLSEGMKVDQESSEEEVLDDFDGEEVDEEALIEQRRQQRLAIVQKYKVANEDTNMVSEPSSPQSSTRSRSPSPDDILERVAADVKEYERENLNTFEASIKAKHNLIAQEKDGANPKKPSAPDMFTESDDMFAADFDSARMRAAGVGKDFKENPNLRDNWTDAEGYYRVNIGETLDKRYDVYGYTGQGVFSNVIRARDTARAGQEVAVKIIRNNELMQKTGLKELEFLKKLNDADPDDKFHCLRLFRHFYHKQHLCLVFEPLSMNLREVLKKYGKDVGLHIKAVRSYSQQLFLALKLLKRCNILHADIKPDNILVNESKTILKLCDFGSASHVADNDITPYLVSRFYRAPEIIIGKPYDYGIDMWSVGCTLYELYTGKILFPGSSNNHMIKLAMDLKGKMPNKMIRKGLFKDQHFDQNLNFLYIEVDKVTEREKVTVMSTINPTKDLLADMIGGQRLPEDQRKKVMQLKDLLDATLMLDPAKRISINQALQHPFIQEKI; from the exons ATGGCCGACGTTGAGATGGACATCGCGTCCACAAGAATGAATAATGGCAACGAACACGT GAAGCAAGATCTGGAAAGCCATGAAAGAAGTGGAAATGAGGACAGCGGAGACAtgtctgaggaagaagaagaggaggaggaagag GAGGAGGCAGCGACTAATGGCGAGAAGACGGCAGAGGAGTCcaaacatcacagcagcagcggAAAAcataagaggaaaaaacacaagcatCGTAGtaagcacaaaaaacacaagcatgcCTCTGATGAGGACAAGGACCGCAAACGCAAGCATCgtcacaaacacaggaaacacaaacgcAAAGAGGGCTCCTCTCCCTCTGGTGCTGTCCTCTTTGGCTCCTCCAGCCACAGGAAAGTTGaatcctctccctcttctggAAATCCAAGTCTGGACGACAGGGCCTTGCTGGAGGACTTGGAGAAACAGAGGGCCATGATCAAAGCTGAGCTGGACAGCCAGTTGATGGAGGGCAAGGTTCAGTCAGGCATGGGCTTGATCCTTCAGGGTTATAACTCTGGATCTGAAGAGGATGGAGATGCTAGGATCAGAAATGGCGAACAGCGTCAAAGGGGCAGCTCAGGTAAACCCATATCTCCCAGACCGGGAAAAAGTGGGAAATCTAGACGGGACTCAACAGAGGGCAGTAAATCCAGCGCCAGGCGTCGTAGTCGGAGtaagtctgcagacaggcaagGACAGACCAAGGAGTCTAAGCAGGACAAGGTGACCAAAACCACGAAGGACACGGGCGTTAAAGACAGAGGCCGTGGCCGGAGCAGgtcaaaagacagaaagcagtcaGGCAGCACTGACAGGTCCAAGGACAGAACCAGGAAGTCCAACTCCCCCtccagctggagaggagagcagaaaggcAGCCGCTCCGATAAGCGTCCCTCTCCACAGCGGGATGACAGACCAAACCAGGAGAGAGGGAGCCGACGATCCAGATCAGCTGGCCGAGAACGTCCAAGTCGCTCAGATGCTGACCGAGACAAACGACCGGCCAAGTCCCCCTCCAAGGACGCGTCATCAGGGAAGGAGAACCGCTCCCCCCACAGACGAGGGCCTCACAGCCCCGTGAGGAAACGCAGTGCTTCCCCGCGCCATAGAGATTCCCACCACCCCTCAACTAGTGCCTCAGACAGGACATCGAAACAGAGCCACTCTCCCTCCAGAACAAGGTCCCCTCCCCGGAGAGGCCGCAGCCGCTCACCAGATGTGAACatcaggaggagggaggctgatAGGCAGGAGTCACCGCTAAG GAAGCGTCCCCGGCCAGATGTAGGACCAGGTAGAGATAGATCACGAGATAACAGTCCCAGATCATCCTCCCGCCGCAGGGTGAGTCGCTCACCTCTAAGACGAAGGTCCCCGTCACTACGACGACGCTCCCGCTCTCCCCCTCGCAGACGGTCTCCACTGGGACACAG GTCTGGGGAGAGAGACCGGTACGGCAGACTCAGGCAGTACCGACGCTCAACGTCCCGCGATCgcgagaggagaagaagacacagcagagacgAGGACAAGTTCAAGGGCAGCCTTTCAGAGGGCATGAAAGTCGACCAGGAGTCCTCAGAGGAAGAAgt gtTGGACGACTTTGATGGAGAGGAGGTCGATGAAGAAGCTCTCATTGAGCAGCGCCGGCAGCAGCGCTTGGCCATAGTCCAG AAATACAAGGTTGCGAACGAGGACACAAACATGGTGTCGGAGCCCAGCAGCCCACAGAGCAGCACACGCAGCCGTTCACCCTCACCCGATGACATCTTGGAGCGAGTAGCCGCAGACGTCAAGGAGTATGAACGCGAGAACCTCAACACCTTTGAGGCCAGCATCAAAGCCAAGCACAACCTCATCGCCCAGGAGAAAGACG gagCAAACCCAAAGAAGCCTTCAGCCCCCGACATGTTTACAGAGTCAGATGACATGTTTGCTGCTGACTTTGAT AGCGCCAGGATGAGAGCAGCAGGTGTAGGAAAGGACTTCAAGGAGAACCCCAACCTCAGGGACAACTGGACTGATGCTGAGGGTTACTACA GGGTGAACATCGGCGAGACATTGGACAAGCGTTACGATGTGTACGGCTACACCGGCCAGGGTGTGTTCAGCAACGTGATCAGAGCCAGGGACACTGCCAGGGCCGGCCAGGAGGTGGCAGTCAAGATCATccgaaacaatgagctgat GCAGAAAACCGGGTTGAAAGAGTTGGAGTTCCTCAAGAAGCTGAATGACGCAGATCCTGACGACAAGTTCCACTGCCTCCGCCTCTTCAGGCACTTCTACCACAAGCAGCATCTTTGTCTGGTGTTTGAGCCTCTCAG TATGAATTTGCGAGAGGTGTTGAAGAAATACGGGAAGGATGTTGGGCTCCACATCAAGGCTGTTCGTTcctacagccagcagctcttcTTGGCCCTCAAGCTGCTCAAACGATGCAACATCCTCCACGCTGACATCAAACCGGACAATATCCTG GTGAACGAGTCAAAGaccattttgaagctgtgcGACTTTGGTTCTGCATCTCATGTTGCTGACAACGACATCACACCATACCTGGTCAGCAGGTTCTACAGAGCTCCAGAAATCA tCATCGGAAAACCGTACGATTATGGGATTGACATGTGGTCTGTGGGCTGCACTTTATATGAGCTGTACACTGGCAAGATCCTGTTTCCCGGATCTTCTAACAATCACATGATCAAACTAGCGATGGACCTCAAGGGCAAGATGCCCAACAAG ATGATCCGTAAAGGCTTATTCAAAGACCAGCACTTCGATCAGAATTTGAACTTCCTGTACATTGAAGTAGACAAAGTGACAGAAAGG GAGAAGGTGACGGTGATGAGCACCATCAACCCCACCAAAGACCTGCTGGCAGACATGATAGGAGGCCAGCGACTGCCTGAGGACCAGAGGAAGAAGGTGATGCAACTGAAGGACCTGCTGGACGCCACCCTGATGCTGGACCCAGCCAAACGCATCAGCATCAACCAGGCGCTGCAGCACCCGTTCATCCAGGAGAAGATCTGA